The following are encoded in a window of uncultured Ilyobacter sp. genomic DNA:
- the plsY gene encoding glycerol-3-phosphate 1-O-acyltransferase PlsY — translation MFKFIFFAVLAYVLGSIPTGVIIGKKMKGVDIREHGSKNSGATNAYRVLGARYGIMVLIADAAKGFFPVMFADFAGVEGTFLILVGLITIMGHSLSIFLNFKGGKGVATSLGVFLYLVPQVMLVTIGVFVIVAYFSKYVSLASVTCAALLPILTLIMPIRESLIRLELFIMTFLIGAFVIYRHRTNISRLMDGTENKFKFK, via the coding sequence ATGTTTAAATTTATTTTTTTTGCAGTTTTGGCATATGTTTTGGGGTCGATACCAACTGGTGTTATAATAGGTAAAAAAATGAAAGGTGTAGATATAAGAGAGCACGGGAGCAAAAATTCTGGAGCTACAAACGCTTATAGGGTACTAGGTGCTAGGTATGGAATAATGGTGCTGATAGCTGACGCCGCTAAAGGTTTTTTTCCGGTTATGTTCGCGGATTTTGCAGGAGTTGAGGGGACGTTTCTCATACTGGTTGGTCTAATAACAATAATGGGTCACTCTCTCTCAATTTTTTTAAATTTTAAGGGTGGAAAAGGGGTGGCGACGAGCTTAGGGGTATTTCTCTATCTTGTTCCCCAGGTGATGCTTGTGACTATAGGCGTCTTTGTAATAGTGGCATATTTTAGTAAGTATGTCTCGCTTGCATCTGTTACCTGTGCGGCACTGTTGCCGATACTGACTCTTATCATGCCTATAAGAGAATCTCTCATAAGATTAGAACTATTCATTATGACTTTTTTAATTGGTGCTTTTGTAATATACAGACACAGGACAAATATATCTAGGCTTATGGATGGAACCGAAAATAAATTTAAATTTAAATAG
- the rlmD gene encoding 23S rRNA (uracil(1939)-C(5))-methyltransferase RlmD, translating into MLKKEQIIELEIEKLIFGGEGLGYFENMAVFVPMSVPGDRVRVKIISIKKSYARGIIETIIKPGEERVADKDKVTFEDFHGCDFGMLKYESQLKYKKEMVEDVLKKIGKIENFEIYDTIGSDFPKYYRNKVIEPFAFKDGEIISGFFKKKSHEVFEVSENMLQSQLANRIIKELKEILNKKRVPVYDEKKHRGVLRHVMVRTNSFEEAMVVLIVKGEPAKNLKKILFELRDRCPEIKSAYISVNDKRTNVALGEKNIYVYGDEVLKEELFGMKFNISPTSFFQINLEQTNKLYETAVTYFDDLKNKNIVDAYSGTGTIAMILSRWAKKVFAIEMVKSATEDAIKTSTENEIKNIDFINGKVESKLEELLHKKEKIDAIIFDPPRKGIDESVLHSVAKTGIDQIVYISCNPSTFARDANILNEIGYDLLKVQPVDMFPQTSHIEVVGKFLKRT; encoded by the coding sequence GATATTTTGAAAACATGGCTGTGTTTGTCCCTATGTCTGTGCCTGGTGACAGGGTACGGGTTAAAATCATATCCATCAAGAAAAGTTATGCTAGAGGGATCATAGAGACAATAATAAAACCAGGTGAAGAAAGAGTCGCTGATAAAGATAAAGTAACATTTGAAGATTTTCACGGATGTGACTTCGGAATGCTGAAGTATGAAAGTCAGCTGAAATATAAAAAAGAGATGGTAGAAGACGTACTCAAAAAAATAGGTAAAATAGAAAATTTTGAAATATACGATACAATAGGAAGTGATTTCCCTAAATATTATAGAAACAAAGTGATAGAACCCTTTGCCTTTAAAGACGGAGAGATAATATCCGGATTCTTTAAAAAAAAATCTCATGAAGTTTTTGAGGTGTCTGAAAACATGCTTCAGTCACAACTTGCCAACAGGATAATAAAAGAGCTCAAAGAGATACTGAATAAAAAAAGAGTACCTGTCTATGATGAAAAAAAGCACAGAGGAGTCTTGAGGCATGTTATGGTCAGAACCAATTCTTTTGAAGAAGCAATGGTAGTACTCATTGTTAAAGGAGAACCTGCTAAAAATCTAAAGAAGATTCTCTTTGAACTGAGAGACAGGTGCCCAGAAATAAAATCTGCTTATATATCTGTAAATGACAAGAGGACCAACGTGGCCCTTGGAGAGAAAAATATTTATGTATATGGAGATGAGGTTCTGAAAGAAGAATTATTTGGTATGAAATTTAATATATCTCCTACATCTTTTTTTCAAATAAATCTAGAACAGACAAATAAACTTTATGAAACAGCAGTCACATATTTTGATGACTTAAAGAATAAAAATATAGTAGATGCCTACTCCGGGACTGGGACTATAGCTATGATACTTTCCCGTTGGGCTAAAAAAGTATTTGCCATAGAGATGGTCAAGTCTGCTACGGAAGATGCAATAAAAACAAGTACGGAAAATGAAATTAAAAATATTGATTTTATAAACGGAAAAGTAGAGAGCAAGCTAGAAGAGCTACTTCATAAAAAAGAGAAAATAGACGCTATAATTTTTGATCCGCCAAGGAAGGGAATAGATGAAAGTGTACTTCACAGCGTTGCAAAAACAGGCATAGACCAGATAGTTTATATATCATGCAACCCATCAACATTTGCAAGGGATGCCAATATTTTAAATGAAATAGGATATGACCTTTTAAAAGTACAGCCTGTAGACATGTTTCCCCAGACGAGCCATATAGAGGTTGTAGGGAAATTTTTAAAAAGAACTTAG